The genomic region AAAATAAGTTCCTATTAAACTGATGGCAATAAAAATAACAAGCAGTACAATAATCAGTCTTAAATTTCCCGCAACAACCGCATCTCCACCTAAAGCATACAATAAACTACTCGGTGCTACTCCGATTGTAACGTAGAGAAACCATCTGTGCCAAGGCAATTTGATTTTTGCCACGTGATAATTGATGAGTAGGGTTGGAATCACAGGAATCATGTAACCTAGCATAATACCCAGTTCTTGATTTTCAACAGCATCGATGACATTTTTGAATCCTGCAAAATATTTTTTCAACTTGATATCATTGTCCTTTAAATTAATCATTTTCAGAATTCTAACAAAGATAAAATTGCCAAGGATATTTGCTGAGAGATTCATCAAAAAGCCAATAGCAGGGCCATAAATCAAGCCATTAAAGATAGCAAAAATCGCATTCGACATAAAAGGAATGGCTGCTGTTAAAGCTGTCAAAAATAGCAAAATAGTGATATTCATCAGA from Streptococcus lutetiensis harbors:
- a CDS encoding TVP38/TMEM64 family protein codes for the protein MKKHEYKYGQLRKLLVILGLLSICGYFMIYVIRHWQLIAAFWQSSSKTTLTQFLMQLRTKNLMNITILLFLTALTAAIPFMSNAIFAIFNGLIYGPAIGFLMNLSANILGNFIFVRILKMINLKDNDIKLKKYFAGFKNVIDAVENQELGIMLGYMIPVIPTLLINYHVAKIKLPWHRWFLYVTIGVAPSSLLYALGGDAVVAGNLRLIIVLLVIFIAISLIGTYFKRKKNKSSL